One genomic region from Bacillus sp. SLBN-46 encodes:
- the galU gene encoding UTP--glucose-1-phosphate uridylyltransferase GalU encodes MKRVRKAIIPAAGLGTRFLPATKAMPKEMLPIVDKPTIQYIVEEAIASGIEDIIIVTGKGKRAIEDHFDYAHELEQNLLDKGKTELLDKVRYATNLADIHYIRQKEPKGLGHAVWCARNFIGDEPFAVLLGDDIVQSETPCLKQLINQYEETLSSVIGVQTVPDEETHRYGIVEPSTQDGRRYQVQNFVEKPAPGTAPSNLAIMGRYILTPEIFRFLEQQETGAGGEIQLTDAIQKLNQIQRVFAYDFEGKRYDVGEKIGFVKTTIEFALQHEDLRDEILRYLKEVVINTENKFIKI; translated from the coding sequence ATGAAGAGAGTACGTAAAGCTATTATACCGGCTGCTGGATTGGGTACAAGATTCTTGCCAGCAACAAAGGCGATGCCTAAGGAAATGTTACCGATTGTTGATAAGCCAACGATTCAATATATTGTCGAAGAAGCAATAGCTTCGGGTATTGAAGATATTATCATTGTTACTGGTAAAGGGAAGCGTGCAATTGAGGATCATTTTGATTATGCGCATGAATTAGAACAAAACCTTTTAGATAAAGGTAAGACAGAATTGTTGGATAAAGTACGTTATGCTACTAATCTTGCTGATATTCATTATATTCGGCAAAAGGAACCAAAGGGGCTTGGTCATGCGGTTTGGTGTGCTCGTAACTTTATTGGGGATGAGCCGTTTGCAGTACTTTTGGGTGATGATATTGTTCAGAGTGAAACGCCTTGTTTAAAGCAGCTTATTAATCAATATGAAGAAACACTATCGTCTGTGATTGGGGTTCAGACTGTTCCTGATGAAGAGACTCATCGTTATGGGATTGTGGAGCCTTCGACTCAGGATGGTAGAAGGTATCAAGTGCAGAATTTTGTTGAGAAACCTGCACCAGGAACTGCTCCTTCTAATCTTGCGATTATGGGACGTTATATTCTTACACCTGAGATTTTTAGGTTTTTGGAGCAACAGGAGACAGGTGCTGGTGGAGAGATTCAATTGACTGATGCGATACAGAAGTTGAATCAGATCCAACGGGTGTTTGCTTATGATTTTGAGGGTAAACGATATGATGTTGGAGAGAAAATTGGCTTTGTAAAAACAACGATTGAGTTTGCACTACAACATGAAGATCTAAGGGATGAAATCTTGAGATATTTAAAGGAAGTAGTAATAAATACGGAAAATAAATTTATTAAAATCTAA
- a CDS encoding DegT/DnrJ/EryC1/StrS family aminotransferase — protein MEKRVLLASPHMSGLEMQYIQEAFDTNWIAPLGPNVDSFEKELSHYVGTDNAAALSSGTAAIHLALKSLDVGQGDFVFCSSLTFSASANPIIYQNATPIFIDSEPNSWNMSPVALEKAFQKFIPKAVVVVHLYGQSADMDKIMEICNKYNVPLIEDSAESLGTTYKGKYSGTIGRFGIYSFNGNKIITTSGGGMLVSEDGEAIKKVRFWATQSRDIAPHYQHSELGFNYRMSNILAGIGRGQLKVLKQRIFKKKEIFLTYKKAFENLPDIKMMPICNYGEPNYWLSSFTLTENSKITPFDIMAELEKENIESRPIWKPMHLQPFFEGYDFFSHNEDGISVSEDIFNRGICLPSDTKMTQEDQERVIQTIYRLFK, from the coding sequence TTGGAAAAAAGAGTATTGTTAGCATCACCCCATATGTCAGGATTAGAAATGCAATATATTCAAGAGGCATTTGATACTAATTGGATTGCACCACTTGGACCTAATGTAGATAGTTTTGAAAAAGAGTTGTCTCATTATGTTGGAACCGACAATGCTGCAGCTTTATCATCAGGTACTGCTGCTATACATTTGGCTCTTAAATCTTTGGATGTAGGGCAAGGGGATTTTGTTTTTTGTTCATCCCTTACGTTTTCTGCAAGTGCAAACCCTATTATCTATCAAAACGCAACTCCTATTTTCATAGATAGCGAACCAAATAGTTGGAATATGAGTCCTGTTGCTTTAGAAAAAGCATTCCAAAAATTCATACCCAAGGCTGTTGTAGTAGTTCATTTGTATGGCCAGTCAGCTGATATGGATAAGATAATGGAAATTTGTAATAAATATAATGTTCCATTAATTGAGGATTCAGCTGAAAGCTTAGGAACTACCTACAAAGGAAAATATAGCGGCACTATTGGTAGGTTTGGAATTTATTCTTTTAATGGAAACAAAATTATCACTACTAGTGGTGGTGGAATGTTAGTGTCTGAAGATGGTGAAGCTATTAAGAAAGTTAGATTTTGGGCCACTCAATCAAGGGATATTGCCCCACATTATCAGCATAGTGAGCTAGGATTTAACTATAGAATGAGTAATATTTTAGCTGGTATCGGTAGAGGTCAACTAAAAGTATTGAAACAAAGAATATTTAAGAAAAAGGAAATTTTCCTAACTTATAAAAAAGCATTTGAAAATTTGCCCGACATTAAAATGATGCCGATCTGTAATTATGGAGAACCAAACTACTGGTTATCTTCTTTTACTTTAACAGAAAACAGTAAAATCACCCCGTTTGATATTATGGCAGAGTTAGAAAAAGAAAACATCGAAAGTAGACCTATTTGGAAACCGATGCATTTACAGCCATTCTTTGAAGGGTATGATTTCTTTAGTCATAATGAAGATGGAATTAGTGTATCGGAAGACATCTTTAATAGAGGAATATGTCTACCAAGTGATACAAAGATGACTCAAGAGGATCAAGAAAGAGTTATCCAAACCATCTATAGACTTTTTAAATAA
- a CDS encoding sugar transferase: MYRKYFKRLLDFLMSLLALILLCPVLVITALLVRWKFGSPVLFKQQRPGKDEKVFKMYKFRTMTNERDHFGDLLPDHIRLTQFGKLLRSTSLDELPELINILKGDMSIVGPRPQLVKDLVFMTKEQRKRHLVTPGLTGWAQVNGRNGIAWEEKLSMDLEYIGNITLVGDIKIILMTIKKVIKREGISADGIDTSEDYGDYLLREMKISEAQYYAYIEKSKELIRG; encoded by the coding sequence TTGTACAGAAAATATTTTAAAAGACTATTAGATTTTTTAATGTCGCTCCTAGCATTAATCTTATTATGCCCGGTTCTTGTAATCACAGCTCTTTTAGTAAGATGGAAATTTGGAAGTCCTGTGCTGTTTAAGCAACAACGCCCAGGTAAGGATGAAAAAGTTTTTAAAATGTACAAATTTAGAACTATGACAAATGAGCGAGACCATTTCGGAGATTTGTTGCCAGATCATATAAGGTTAACACAGTTTGGAAAATTACTAAGAAGCACAAGTCTTGATGAGTTACCTGAACTGATAAATATTTTAAAAGGGGACATGAGTATTGTAGGGCCTAGACCACAGCTTGTAAAAGACTTAGTATTCATGACTAAGGAGCAACGTAAAAGGCATCTTGTTACTCCTGGACTTACTGGATGGGCTCAAGTAAATGGGCGAAATGGAATTGCATGGGAAGAAAAACTGTCTATGGATTTGGAATATATCGGAAATATTACACTTGTAGGTGATATAAAGATAATACTAATGACCATTAAAAAGGTTATAAAAAGAGAAGGTATTAGTGCTGATGGCATTGATACTTCAGAGGATTACGGTGATTATTTGCTAAGGGAAATGAAGATAAGTGAAGCCCAGTATTATGCATATATAGAGAAAAGTAAAGAACTAATTAGAGGCTAG
- a CDS encoding glycosyltransferase encodes MEKYSVLMSLYNKEKPEYLRLSIESMLGQTVMPDEIVIVKDGPLTDELETVLKENKLKYPELITIVTSEKNIGLGNALNLGLKYCRNELVARMDTDDISLPIRCENQLLAFEADDELSIVGTMVDEFFDNPSVIISTRVVPTSHKEIYEFAKRRSAFNHPTVMYKKSKVTESGGYAGLRRNQDVDLFGRMLFAGCKAANINSALLLFRSNIDLSKRRRSWENTKSYISTIRKLWKIGYSGFGDYVMVSFAQIVMFLCPVKLQNWLYKRFLRK; translated from the coding sequence GTGGAAAAATATAGCGTTTTAATGTCGCTTTATAACAAGGAAAAACCAGAATATCTTAGGTTAAGTATTGAAAGTATGTTAGGACAGACAGTAATGCCAGATGAGATAGTAATAGTGAAAGATGGGCCACTCACTGATGAGTTGGAAACGGTACTTAAAGAAAATAAACTAAAGTATCCGGAGTTAATCACTATAGTAACCAGTGAAAAGAATATAGGGTTGGGAAATGCTCTTAACCTTGGATTAAAGTATTGCAGAAATGAGCTCGTTGCTAGGATGGATACAGACGATATATCACTGCCCATAAGGTGTGAGAACCAATTGCTGGCATTTGAGGCAGATGATGAACTTTCAATAGTAGGCACGATGGTCGATGAATTTTTTGACAACCCAAGTGTGATTATTTCAACAAGAGTGGTTCCGACTTCCCACAAAGAGATATATGAGTTTGCAAAACGAAGAAGTGCTTTTAATCACCCCACAGTCATGTATAAAAAAAGCAAAGTGACAGAGTCTGGTGGATATGCAGGATTGAGAAGAAATCAAGATGTAGACTTATTCGGGCGGATGTTGTTCGCTGGATGTAAAGCAGCCAATATTAATAGTGCTTTACTACTATTCAGATCAAATATTGATCTTTCAAAGAGACGAAGGAGTTGGGAAAATACAAAAAGCTATATCTCGACTATAAGAAAATTATGGAAGATCGGCTATTCGGGCTTTGGTGATTATGTGATGGTAAGCTTTGCCCAAATAGTAATGTTCTTATGCCCAGTCAAATTACAGAACTGGTTGTATAAGAGATTTTTAAGAAAATAG
- a CDS encoding glycosyltransferase family 2 protein — translation MSEPVIKISVIIPVYNSSNYIKKCLESLIEQSYSNWEAYVIDDASTDDSFKLLSHVAKEDSRIKVFHHELNRGPGHTRNEGIMYASERNKTLQNGEGYIVFLDSDDWIEKTYFQSIVEVAIKDKADVIYVDLIQENESGKFIKYERMSEYKDQPIETIIRHQMTGKLPWGGVRKAVKTNLIAENNIRFSSDAIGEEAIYSFKLLYNAKKVGFIEKFLYHYVIHTNSQSGKRDENPYGPVCLKMREYLRESNLYDIYKNTLTSFAFTAVIVSIYRNTQYYDFYKAIKQSKEAMEKFRNDYGFDLDKYSLELRTRCVLPLARLNFVFPIVMAAKLKDLIRVLK, via the coding sequence ATGTCAGAACCAGTAATTAAAATTTCTGTTATAATACCAGTTTATAATTCCTCTAACTATATAAAAAAGTGTTTAGAAAGCCTTATAGAACAATCATATTCCAACTGGGAGGCATATGTAATTGATGATGCTTCAACAGATGACAGTTTTAAACTACTTTCGCATGTTGCTAAAGAAGACAGTAGAATCAAAGTTTTTCATCATGAATTAAATAGAGGACCCGGTCATACACGCAATGAAGGCATAATGTATGCTTCTGAAAGAAACAAAACATTACAAAATGGTGAGGGGTACATAGTATTCCTCGATTCAGATGACTGGATTGAAAAGACATATTTTCAATCTATAGTAGAAGTTGCTATTAAAGATAAAGCTGATGTTATATATGTCGATCTAATACAAGAAAATGAATCTGGAAAGTTCATAAAATATGAACGTATGTCTGAATATAAGGATCAACCTATAGAAACAATTATTAGACATCAAATGACTGGGAAATTACCGTGGGGTGGCGTTCGGAAAGCTGTTAAAACGAATTTGATTGCTGAAAATAATATACGCTTTTCCAGTGATGCTATTGGTGAAGAGGCTATCTACAGTTTTAAGCTATTATATAATGCGAAAAAGGTTGGTTTTATTGAGAAATTTTTATATCACTATGTGATACACACCAATAGCCAATCCGGAAAACGCGATGAAAATCCATACGGCCCTGTTTGCTTGAAAATGAGAGAATACTTAAGGGAAAGTAACTTATATGATATATATAAAAATACTCTTACAAGTTTTGCCTTTACTGCTGTAATAGTATCAATTTATCGAAATACGCAATACTACGATTTTTATAAAGCTATAAAGCAAAGTAAGGAGGCAATGGAGAAGTTTCGAAATGACTATGGATTTGATTTAGATAAGTACAGCTTGGAATTGAGAACACGCTGTGTACTTCCTTTAGCAAGGCTAAATTTTGTTTTTCCTATAGTTATGGCAGCAAAATTAAAGGATCTAATTCGTGTTTTAAAATAG
- a CDS encoding glycosyltransferase family 2 protein, giving the protein MKLSIIFITCNRKDELKRAINSCIKNMIANTEIIVVDNNSTDGTKEAIEPILMSYGITYKYYYSNKNLGVAGGRNKAMEMARGEYVFALDDDAIIKSEHFFDKICKKMDQNLNIVAAAVEIYEPLTNSFLNNKIYESKKSDYTGSLTTSFIGAAHILRRDFYEGFNLYPEKLMFGSEELYPSLIAVKENKLVAYFDDLKVEHLPSKISRVAGQERDFNFILNIYIVRKLCYPKIVLPFLIITLLLRINKNNLTKFKSYKEMKHIHDLRYNKKDIKRMKFSRFIHLVKEVGLFELI; this is encoded by the coding sequence ATGAAACTTTCAATTATTTTTATTACATGTAATAGAAAAGATGAATTAAAAAGAGCTATAAATTCCTGCATTAAAAATATGATAGCTAATACGGAGATCATTGTGGTCGATAATAATTCAACTGATGGTACGAAGGAAGCCATAGAGCCAATTCTTATGAGTTATGGTATTACCTATAAATATTATTATTCGAACAAAAATCTAGGAGTTGCGGGTGGTAGAAATAAGGCAATGGAAATGGCAAGAGGGGAATATGTTTTTGCTCTGGATGACGATGCAATAATAAAAAGTGAGCACTTCTTTGACAAAATATGTAAAAAGATGGATCAGAATCTTAACATTGTTGCAGCAGCAGTGGAAATTTATGAACCACTTACAAATAGCTTTTTAAATAACAAAATCTATGAATCTAAAAAAAGCGATTATACTGGTTCATTAACAACTTCATTTATTGGAGCTGCTCATATATTGAGAAGAGATTTTTATGAGGGTTTTAACCTATACCCAGAAAAATTAATGTTTGGTTCCGAAGAACTATACCCCTCTTTAATTGCTGTAAAGGAGAATAAATTAGTAGCTTATTTTGATGATTTAAAAGTTGAACATTTGCCTAGCAAAATTTCACGTGTTGCAGGACAAGAGAGGGATTTCAATTTTATTTTAAACATCTATATAGTTCGAAAGTTATGTTATCCAAAAATTGTTTTACCATTCTTAATCATTACATTGCTTCTTAGAATAAATAAAAACAATTTAACTAAGTTTAAAAGTTATAAAGAAATGAAACATATACATGATCTTAGGTACAATAAAAAGGATATAAAAAGAATGAAATTCAGTCGTTTTATTCACTTGGTAAAGGAAGTTGGGTTGTTTGAATTAATATAA
- a CDS encoding O-antigen ligase family protein: MISLNKNQNINYSIIMFCITILLVFFARDQFFNLGNYFLLPIITIICSAFYLATMQINIILRIEHICVLSILGYAFFIVYVLGKGSEFDIVAATLLFYLFFLLMVSIDLNERSLKWVVNAYVISALILAIILLIQMKPPYPGQIRYGIYYSSTDFYDVNFTATFMLIPALITFNQTLVAKVQKKRIRNGIFTLIIFLAIALTGSRGSIVPLIAVFCYRMVTLRKLKISYLFTLLLLLIVVYIALPDELFNRFFVDSYESNNVRRLHAWEYGIQSFLISPWFGNGLYSTKSIIESTIGIVYNAHNTFIVILTQYGIIGAIPNVFLLIYPILKFLTKKTRNNLLLYYLSFIFSLIMIEANLSLVILIPLTIMYMALNYVKKNPSYDISNIM, from the coding sequence ATGATATCGCTTAATAAAAATCAAAATATAAATTATTCTATTATAATGTTTTGTATAACAATATTACTTGTATTTTTTGCAAGAGATCAATTTTTTAATTTAGGAAATTATTTTTTACTACCCATTATCACAATTATTTGTTCTGCTTTTTACTTAGCTACAATGCAAATAAATATTATTCTTAGAATTGAACATATATGTGTTTTAAGTATATTAGGGTATGCTTTTTTTATAGTTTATGTTTTAGGAAAGGGATCGGAATTTGACATAGTTGCTGCTACGTTGTTATTTTATTTGTTTTTTCTTCTTATGGTGTCAATTGATTTAAATGAAAGAAGCTTAAAATGGGTGGTTAATGCGTACGTTATTTCTGCATTAATTTTAGCAATAATACTTTTGATACAAATGAAACCACCTTATCCAGGTCAAATTCGTTATGGGATTTATTATTCTTCAACAGATTTTTACGATGTGAATTTCACCGCAACATTTATGCTAATTCCAGCATTAATAACTTTTAATCAAACCTTAGTTGCGAAAGTACAAAAGAAAAGAATAAGGAATGGCATTTTCACATTAATAATATTTTTGGCCATTGCTCTTACAGGGTCGAGAGGAAGTATAGTTCCGTTAATAGCTGTGTTCTGTTATAGAATGGTAACTTTACGAAAGCTTAAAATTTCGTATCTATTTACTTTATTGTTGTTATTAATAGTAGTTTATATTGCTCTACCTGATGAGCTATTTAATAGATTCTTTGTGGATTCATACGAGTCTAATAATGTTAGAAGGCTACATGCTTGGGAATATGGAATCCAATCCTTTTTGATTAGTCCTTGGTTTGGAAATGGACTATATTCAACAAAGAGTATTATTGAGTCTACAATAGGAATTGTATATAACGCACATAATACCTTTATCGTTATTTTGACTCAATATGGCATTATAGGTGCTATACCCAATGTATTCCTATTAATATATCCTATTTTGAAGTTTTTGACAAAGAAAACTCGGAATAACTTATTATTATATTATTTATCATTTATTTTTTCTTTAATTATGATAGAGGCTAATTTGAGTTTAGTTATACTTATTCCGTTGACAATAATGTATATGGCATTGAACTATGTAAAAAAGAATCCTTCATATGATATAAGTAATATAATGTGA
- a CDS encoding glycosyltransferase family 2 protein — protein sequence MDDLISVIVPVYNVEKYLPRCLDSIIYQKHKHLQIILVNDGSSDLSGKICDEYAKRDSRITVIHQKNSGVSNARNNGLLYAKGKYVQFIDGDDYIEKDMCSRLYEAMSDNCDLVICGYRIIQDGISKSRMHDNHINTTKDWYRDFILMYENALLHSPCNKLYIKKKIKVNFRQDISLGEDLIFNLDYIRSIENIICIPDVLYSYIKYMPINKKLSSLASKYREDFLEIQLVLHEEVENYIKFAFPNNSEIINYEKFHLISCCFSSISKTVYSSGVSAIKKINSIKQWSENKEIQKCINTTRTSNFFENISTFQRVQFKLFRYFLKQKLCITIYLSLRAKYILYEKIINEILLKRNKIAN from the coding sequence ATGGATGATTTAATTTCTGTTATTGTACCAGTATATAATGTAGAAAAATATTTACCTAGATGCTTGGACTCAATTATTTATCAAAAACATAAGCACTTGCAAATTATCCTTGTTAATGATGGATCCTCAGATCTTTCTGGAAAAATTTGTGATGAATATGCGAAACGTGATTCTAGAATTACAGTCATACATCAAAAAAATAGTGGTGTATCAAATGCTAGAAATAACGGTTTATTGTACGCAAAGGGAAAGTATGTACAATTTATAGATGGAGATGATTATATTGAGAAAGATATGTGCAGTCGGTTGTACGAAGCGATGAGTGATAATTGTGATCTTGTGATATGCGGTTATAGGATAATACAGGATGGCATAAGCAAGTCTAGAATGCATGATAATCATATTAATACTACAAAAGATTGGTATAGGGATTTTATCTTAATGTATGAAAATGCTTTATTACACTCACCTTGTAATAAATTATATATCAAAAAAAAAATAAAAGTGAATTTCAGACAGGATATCTCATTAGGAGAAGATTTGATTTTCAATTTAGACTACATTAGAAGTATAGAAAATATCATATGTATTCCTGACGTATTATACAGTTATATAAAATATATGCCAATAAATAAAAAACTGAGTAGTCTTGCGTCAAAGTATAGGGAAGATTTTTTAGAAATACAGTTAGTGCTCCATGAAGAGGTAGAAAATTATATTAAATTCGCATTTCCAAATAATAGTGAGATCATTAACTACGAGAAATTTCATCTTATTTCTTGTTGTTTTTCAAGCATTTCAAAAACAGTTTACTCTAGTGGGGTAAGTGCAATAAAGAAAATCAATAGTATTAAGCAGTGGTCAGAAAACAAGGAGATTCAGAAATGTATTAATACCACTAGGACATCTAATTTTTTTGAGAATATAAGTACATTTCAAAGAGTCCAGTTTAAATTATTTAGGTATTTTTTAAAACAGAAGTTATGTATAACAATTTATTTGTCTTTACGGGCAAAATATATTCTATATGAAAAAATAATAAACGAAATTTTATTAAAGAGGAATAAAATAGCTAACTGA
- a CDS encoding polysaccharide pyruvyl transferase family protein — MNIYIYNCSNTFNYGSMMMGENFVSYFNKILKEKNNYYVETNDELNIKRLKEATGIDEIFPVKMNSLFKDGLNRYDYIFGYLGFRKIISKLANNIDLVVVLGGDDFTEDYGWKEPVLNAIRFNILKREGIKVVMLGQTMGPYKSFRKPVMKTLLNNIDKIYPRDPITYKYLNNLGLKNIEITDDLALLPLSKQALIERKKTFITYCPSELIYRYSKEGKREEWIDFNLFMINEIMEKYPEKKLVLLAHVLKPEHVDDRIIVDELYELINSKYNGRVIIQNEEMYPFEVRRYIQQSLFTISSRMHPIVSSIQCEIPAIALSYSTKYWGIIGERYGLNDYIIDIRHMNYIELRDKFKQTVEKVEKDYFEIQAKMREKNKLAEETIRNTLLEIKSLKD; from the coding sequence ATGAATATATATATTTATAACTGCTCAAACACATTTAATTATGGCTCAATGATGATGGGTGAAAATTTTGTTAGTTATTTTAATAAAATACTTAAGGAAAAAAATAATTATTATGTCGAAACAAATGATGAGTTAAATATAAAAAGATTAAAGGAGGCTACTGGAATTGATGAAATATTTCCAGTTAAAATGAACTCTCTTTTTAAAGATGGATTAAATAGGTATGACTATATCTTTGGGTATCTAGGGTTTAGAAAAATCATTTCTAAATTAGCAAATAATATTGATTTAGTCGTTGTTTTGGGTGGGGATGACTTTACAGAAGATTACGGGTGGAAAGAACCAGTTTTAAATGCAATAAGATTTAATATTTTAAAAAGAGAGGGAATAAAGGTAGTAATGCTTGGACAAACTATGGGCCCATATAAATCCTTTAGAAAGCCCGTTATGAAAACTCTTTTGAATAATATAGATAAAATATATCCAAGGGATCCTATTACCTATAAATACCTTAATAACTTAGGATTGAAAAATATAGAGATAACTGATGACCTTGCTTTATTGCCTCTTTCAAAGCAAGCTCTAATTGAAAGAAAAAAAACGTTCATTACTTATTGTCCTAGTGAATTGATTTACAGATATTCAAAAGAAGGTAAAAGAGAAGAATGGATAGATTTCAATTTATTTATGATAAATGAAATTATGGAGAAATACCCAGAGAAAAAGCTAGTCTTACTTGCACATGTGTTAAAGCCTGAGCATGTGGATGATAGAATTATTGTGGATGAGCTTTATGAATTAATTAATTCAAAATATAATGGTAGAGTTATTATCCAAAATGAAGAGATGTATCCCTTTGAGGTAAGAAGGTATATTCAGCAATCACTATTTACAATTTCAAGCAGGATGCATCCTATTGTATCTTCTATTCAGTGTGAAATACCTGCAATAGCATTATCTTATAGTACTAAGTATTGGGGTATTATTGGTGAAAGATATGGACTTAACGATTATATAATAGATATAAGACATATGAACTATATTGAATTGAGAGATAAATTTAAACAAACTGTTGAAAAAGTTGAAAAAGATTATTTTGAAATTCAGGCCAAAATGAGAGAAAAAAACAAACTGGCGGAAGAAACTATTAGAAATACATTACTTGAGATAAAATCTTTAAAGGACTAG
- a CDS encoding glycosyltransferase family 2 protein, protein MDKKVSIITPCYNGEDFISRYLNSVLNQTYQNIELILVNDGSTDRTEDIVKSYIPEFKEKGMELIYINQENTGQSGALNKGLQLFTGDYLTWPDSDDILAAESIEKKVYFLEKNRNFGLVRTDAKIVYEGNLSTITGYFARKNPNRFKEDLFLDYIIEDNVWFAPGCYMIRTTSFIDVIPNKQIYPSRAGQNWQMLLPIMFKYKCGFIDEPLYTYVVRSESHSHKITTMKDHFIRCYEHEDILLNTINSIKMNEIEKNKYIKIVEAKYIRKRFYLAIQIRDQDILEREFNLLCNSNYITIKDKVSFFLVKIKLFNIINRLRKVIKISSIEKF, encoded by the coding sequence ATGGATAAAAAAGTCAGTATAATAACTCCATGTTATAACGGTGAGGACTTTATAAGTAGGTATTTGAATTCTGTATTAAACCAAACATATCAAAATATTGAATTAATTTTAGTCAATGATGGATCCACAGATAGGACAGAAGATATAGTTAAGTCTTATATACCAGAATTTAAGGAAAAAGGTATGGAATTAATTTATATTAATCAAGAAAATACTGGTCAATCGGGTGCATTAAATAAAGGTCTACAATTATTTACAGGAGATTATTTAACATGGCCAGATTCAGACGATATTTTAGCAGCCGAAAGTATTGAAAAAAAGGTATATTTCTTAGAGAAAAACAGAAATTTTGGGTTAGTAAGAACTGATGCGAAGATCGTTTATGAGGGGAATTTATCAACTATAACAGGTTACTTTGCAAGAAAAAATCCTAATAGGTTTAAAGAAGACTTATTTTTAGATTACATTATAGAAGATAATGTGTGGTTTGCACCAGGATGCTATATGATTAGAACAACTTCATTTATTGATGTTATTCCTAACAAACAAATCTATCCTAGTAGGGCCGGTCAAAACTGGCAAATGCTTCTACCGATTATGTTTAAATATAAATGTGGTTTTATTGATGAACCACTTTATACCTATGTAGTAAGAAGTGAAAGTCACTCACATAAAATAACTACAATGAAGGATCACTTTATACGTTGTTATGAACATGAAGATATATTATTGAATACTATTAATTCAATAAAAATGAATGAAATAGAAAAAAATAAATATATAAAAATTGTCGAAGCAAAATATATTAGAAAAAGATTTTATTTAGCAATCCAAATAAGAGACCAGGATATCTTAGAAAGAGAATTCAATCTATTATGTAATAGTAATTATATAACGATAAAAGATAAAGTTTCATTTTTTTTAGTAAAGATTAAATTGTTTAATATAATTAATAGATTAAGAAAAGTCATAAAAATTTCCTCGATAGAAAAATTTTAG